TCTACGCGGACGAGTTCGACATTCCGGCCATAATCGGCAAGAAGGGCAAGCGCATAACCGAGCTGGAGAAGAGGATTGGCATAAGCATAGACGTCAAGAGCTTCGCCGAGAGGGAGGCGGAGAAACCCAAGGAAAAGATACCCGTCGAGGTCGAGGAGAAGAAGAAAACGATAGTGCTCAGAGTTTCCCCTGACTACGCCAAAAAACCTCTCAAGTTCTACGGCGGCGAGCAGTACGTCTTCACGGCAACGCCGAGCAAGAAGGGCCTCGTCAAGGTCAGCAAGAGCACACCGATAGGCAAGGAACTCAAGAGGCTCATCGAGGCAGGGATACCCATCTGGGCAAGTGCTTGAGAAAATCTTTTATAGTTTGTTTTCTTCTTTTCTATGGTGGTAAGCTTGGGAGCGGCCGACGTCCTGGCCACCCTAGTGGCGGTGTTCTTCCTCGCCCTCATACTTGCCCCTTTCATTCCTGGCGGCCCAGCGCTGATGCTCCTCCTGCTCGGGCTCCTACCCCTTGCGATTCTGGTAGTCCTTCTAGTCAAAGTGTGGCAGCTCAGTGATGAGGTCGAGGTTTTGAGGAAGGAACTCGAGTCGCTCAGGAGGGAGAAAGAAGATGGAAAGCCGCTATGACCCCATGGAAACCCTCGGGGCGATCCTGAGCGCCCTCGGGCTGGCGGGTATTATAGTAACCGAAGGACGTGTCCTGGGGTTTGGCCTCCTTGTGATTGCCTTTGGTATCGTCATCTGGAAGATGGGCGAGGTTCGGAGGGAGCTTAGAGGGGAAATCGAATCGCTTAGAAGGGAGATGGAGGCGTGTCCCGGAGAATCGGGGAGTGGTGAAGATGCCCGTGCTCTGGAGGGATAGACTTTTCTGGAGTCTTGCCATCGGTGGCCTGCTGGCTCACCTCTCCGCGCTGTGGGTTGGAACGGAGGGCACGGTAGTTGGCAACTTCCTGTGGATCATGGCCTTTGTCTACCTTTTAATCTCGAGCATCAGGAGATTGCTTAATCCTCGCAACGTTTTTTAACCCTCCACCGGAGCATTGACCATGCTCGTGCTAGCTTCCGCCAGTCCACGGAGGAGGGAGATACTGTCGAGGTTCGTCCCTGAGTTCAAGGTGGTGCCAAGCAACGCCAGCGAGGAGTGCCGGCTCAGGGAGCCAGGAGATTATTCCGTCGAACTCGCCAGGAGGAAGGCCAGGGAGGTTTACTCCAGGGTTGGCGGCACTGTCATCGGCGCCGACACCGTGGTGAGCGTGGACGGTCAGATACTGGGAAAGCCGAGGGACGAGGGGCACGCGGTCAGAATGCTGAAACTGCTGAGCGGCAGGGTTCACCAGGTCACCACGGGATACTGCATAATCCACGGGGGGAAGGAGCTCTGCGGTGCCGTGACGACGGACGTGAAGTTCCGCGAGCTGGACGAGGAACTGATACGGGCGTACGTGGCAACGGGTGAACCGATGGACAAGGCGGGGGCGTATGGAATTCAGGGACTGGGAGGGCTCCTGGTAGAGTGGATCAGGGGCGACTACTACAACGTCGTGGGCTTCCCCATAGAGATAATCTGGAAGCTCCGGGAGCTTGGATTTGAGGTCTTGTCGCGCTGAACTGGCTCGGTTCTCTGGCCATGAGATGCTTAAATCTGGAAGGAAAACAAGGGCGTCCCGCGATTTTGGGCCTCTTTGTCCTTGGTGATCTCAAAATTGAACTCGGCCTCGGGGAGGGCTGAAATAACGAAAACCTACAGGAACTCTTCGAAGAGCAGGTCCTCCTTTCTCCCTCCCGCTTTCCTGAAGACCTTCTCGCTCCAGGAGACGCTCCCGACGGCGGGGGGATAATGGGCGTCGCTTGCGAAGGTGAGCTTTATTCCCCGCCTTATGCACTCCCTCACGAACTCCAAATCGGGGACGCGGTAGCGGGAGCTTATCTCGAAGGCCTTTCCGTTGGCCTCGGCCAGCTCGAGAACCTCCTCGAGCTCCTCCAGAGTTGGATATCCGATGTGGGGAAAGTTCGCCCCGAAGTGCCCTATAACCGTCACGTTCTCATCGATGAGGGCCAACTTCACCAGCTCGATGTACTGGCTCGGGCTCTCCAGCCACTCGTGGACGCTGGCTATCACGTAGTCGAGCTTTCTGGCCATGAAATCCGGCACGTCCACGCCGTTAAAGGTTAAGTTCCCTTCGATTCCGGCCAGTACCGTTATCTCGGCCTCCCCTCCCCACCGCTTTATTTCCCTGACGTATCTGCTGAGGGTTCTCTCTGAGAGGTAGTGGACGTGGTCGGTTATTCCGAGCAGTCTAAGCCCCTTCTCTTCGGCGGCCGCTATGTTCTCGGCTATCCCCCCGATGCCGTCCGAGTAAACGGTGTGGGTGTGGGCGTCGTGTGCGAACTTGGGCATGGTTCAACCTCCCGGCGAGGGGTTAAAAACCCTTTCTGGACAAAATATCCAAAGTAAAGCCCAACCTTGAGTTTTGACAAACCTTTAAATACCGCAGGGGAGAAAAGGAAGCGGTGGTGAAGATGGTCGAGCGCTCCAAGGTTAGGGTTCTCGTCGCCAAGCCCGGACTTGACGGTCACGACAGGGGAGCTAAGGTCGTCGCCAGGGCCCTGCGCGATGCCGGTTTCGAGGTTATCTACACTGGAATCAGGCAGACGCCGGAGCAGATAGTCGAGAGTGTTATCCAGGAGGACGTCGATGTCCTTGGGATAAGCATACTCTCCGGTGCCCACATGGTTCTCATTCCCAAGATACTCAAGCTCCTCGAGGAGAGGGGCCTCAGGGTGAACGAGGACGTGCTCGTCATAGCCGGCGGAATAATCCCGCCCGACGACGCGGAGGAGCTCGAGAAGATGGGCGTCGCCAAGGTTTTCGGCCCGGGAAGCCCCATCGGAGACATCATAGCCTTCATAGACGAGAACGTCCCCAAGCTCAGGAAGTTCAGGGAGGAGTGAGCAAACTTTATAATTTCTTTTGGATAATCTGTCCGAGTGGTGACGATGCTAGAGGGCCTCATAGAGAGAATGCTCCGTGGGGACAAGCGGGCAACTGCCAGGCTCATAACCCTCGTTGAGAACGACGAGGAGAAAGCGAGGGAGATAATATCCAGGATTTACCCTCACACCGGCAACGCCTACATTGTCGGGATAACCGGGCCGCCGGGGGCGGGTAAGTCCACGCTCCTCGACAAGCTCATCAGGGTCGCCAGGGAGGAGGGGAAGGTTGTAGGCGTCATAGCCATCGACCCAACCTCCCCCTTCACTGGCGGAGCTTTGCTCGGTGACAGGATAAGAATGCAGCGTCACTCCACCGACCCTGGGGTTTTCATAAGGAGCATGGCCACGCGCGGCTCCCTCGGCGGTCTCGCCAAGGCCACAAACGACGCCATAAAGGTTCTCGACGCCTACGGCTGCGACGTTATCTTCGTCGAGACCGTCGGCGTTGGGCAGATAGAGATAGACATCGTCAAGACTGCTGACACCGTCGTCCTCGTCACGGTTCCTGGCCTGGGAGACGACATACAGGCCATAAAGGCTGGCCTGATGGAGATAGCGGACGTCTTCGTCATAAACAAGGCGGACAAGGAGGGGGCGGACGCGACGTACTTCGAGCTCAACCTCATGCTCGACCTCGAGAAGGAGCGCTGGGAAAGGAGAGGCTGGAGGCCGCCGATAGTCGAGACCGTCGCCACGACGATGAAGGGAATCCGGGAGCTGTGGAAGGCCATCAACGACCACGGGAAGTTCCTCGTGGAGAGCGGCGAGATAGAGCGCAAGAGGCGCTTCCGGGCGGAGGAAGAGGTTAAGACCATAGTCTCCGGCAGAATATCCCGCATCGTCGGCGAGAAGCTCAACGAGGGGGAGGTAGCTTCCCTGATCGACGGAGTTGTGAGGCGTGAAATCGACCCCTACTCTGCCGCGGATAAGGTGTTGGAGAAAGCACTGGGGGTGAAGGTATGATAAGGAAGATAGACCACGTTGGTATAGCCGTCAAGAACCTGGAAGAGGCCATAAAGGTCTGGGAGGGCCTCGGTCTCAAGGTCGAGGAGATTGAAGAGGTACCGGACCAGAAGGTGAGAACCGCGATAATCCACGTCGGTGAGAGCAGGATTGAGCTCCTCGAGCCGACGGCGGAGGACTCACCGATAGCCAAGTTCATAGCGAAGAGGGGGGAGGGCATACACCACATAGCCCTCGGCGTCGATGACATCGAGACGCACCTAGAGAAGCTCAAGGAAGCCGGCTACAGGCTCATAGACGAGGAGCCACGCATAGGTGCCGGCGGGGCCAAGATAGCCTTCGTGCACCCGAAGGCAGTGACCGGTGTTCTCCTCGAACTTTGCGAAAGGAAGACAGAATAGCCGGTTTAATTTCCATAAGTTTCCAACATTTTGTATTTCCTTTCAGTTTCATGTGGTATTTTTGGTATGTTGCTAATCTTCCAATTTTACACAGTAACACTTATAAAGTTGGATACGAAGTTGGGTTGGCGAGGAAACAGTTCAGTGCGTCCTCCAATCCAAATGGTGAAGAAGTGGTGGGTATGATGTTGAGGATCCGACCCACGTACGAGGGGTCGCGAGTGGTGGATTATAGGCGCCTCAATGAGCTCCTCCAAAGAAATAAGCGCCGAAGGAAGCTTCTCATAACCCGAAAGCCGCCGGTGGAACTTGATAAGCATAACGTCCACCCGATATGGGTGACCAAGATCCCCCACCCCAACGCCGTTTCTCCCTCCAGGCTTCACGCCATCGAGCAGATGGTGTGGGAGCAGCTCCAGCAGGGTGAGGCGGACGTCATACTGGACGCCATCGAATACTTGATGATAGAGAACGGCGTCGAGCCAACGCTGAGGTTTGTCAGCAAGCTCCGGGACATGGCCCTTCTGGCGAACTCTGACTTCTACGTCACCATCAGCGACGGCATCGATGACAGGGTCAGGAACATACTCCGCAGGATAGTTGAGTGACACGGGTAAACTTATATAACCATCTTTGCCATTCCCCTGTTTAGGTGTAAGGGCATGCCGTACATCGAGAAAATTGAAATGAAGGGCTTCAAATCCTACGGTAACAGGAAGGTCGTCGTTCCCCTTTCTAAAGGCTTCACCGCCATCGTCGGTGCCAACGGTTCTGGGAAGAGCAACATTGGCGACGCCGTTCTCTTCGTCCTCGGCGGCCTGTCCGCCAAGGCCATGCGTGCCACGAGGATAAGCGACCTCATCTTCGCGGGCACTAAGACCGAGCCTCCGGCCAAGTACGCGGAAGTGGCGATGTACTTCAACAACGAGGACAGGGGTTTTCCGATAGACGAGGACGAGGTCGTGATAAAGAGAAGAGTTTACCCCGACGGCAGGAGCACCTACTGGCTCAACGGAAAGAGGACGAGCAGGAGCGACATACTTGACGTGCTCAGCGCGGCGATGATCTCGCCGGAGGGCTACAACCTCGTCCTCCAGGGGGACATCACCAAGTTCATCAAGATGAGCCCTACCGAGAGGAGAATGCTAATCGATGAGATCTCCGGCATAGCCGAGTACGACGCAAAGAAGGAGAAGGCGTTGAAGGAATTAAAGCAGGCCGAAGAGAACCTCGCTCGTGTTGATCTTCTCATCAGGGAAGTGAAGGCCCAGCTAGACAAGCTCGAGAAGGAGCGCAACGATGCCCTTCGCTACCTCGACCTCAAGGAGCGCGTTGAGAGGGCCAAAGTAACGCTTCTTTTGGGTGAGATAAGGAAGCTGGAAAGCCTGATAGAGGAAAGCAACCTGCGCGACAAGGAGATAGAGGCCGAGATAGCGGCGATGGGGGCCAGGCTCAAGGAGGTTGCCAGGGAGATAGTGGCGAAGGAGAGGGAACTGAACGCCATCGAGAAGGAGCTTGAGGAGAAGAGCGAGGACGGTATCCTGGAGGTCACGAGGAAGATAAGCGAGGTTCAGTCGAGGATAGAGATGGCCAGGAAGAACATAGAACTGGCTCAAAAGGAGATAGAGGACAGCCAGCACCGTCTGATGAAGGCGAAAGAGGAGCTTAGAAAGGTTTCGGAGGAAATAGAGAAGGGGCGGAACGCAATAAACCGCTGGAGCAAGAGACGTGAGAAGCTCATCGCCGAGATAAAGGAGAGGGAGGTTGTCAAGAACGAGTTGGTTGTCAAGCTCGGCGAGATAGACAGGGATTTTGCCATGGCCAAGCAGGACTTCGACAAGGTCGTTGACGAGCTGGAGGAGGCCAAGAAGGAGCTCTACATGAAGGAGAGCGATATTAAGAAGTTTGAAGAGGAGATAGAGAGGGCCAGGGCCAGGATAGCCCAGAACAACGCCAGAAGGATTTCCCTCAAGGCCCAGATCGAGGAGGCCAAAAAGTCCCTGGAGGCGAAGCGCTCCGAGCTCGGCGAAATCGACGGGAAGATGTCCAAGGCAGAGGCGAGGCTCAGGAAGGCCGAGAAGGAGATGGAGGAAAAGAGCAAGGCCCTCAGGAAGGTCGAGGGAGAGCTTGCAAAGGCCAGGGAGGAGCTGATAAAGGCCGAGGCCCAGCGCGAGGTTCGCGGGAACCGCGCGGTTGAGTTCCTCAAGGGCCAGAACATCCCCGGCCTCTACGGTCCCCTCGGGGAGCTGATAACGGTTGCGAGCGAGGACTACGCGCTGGCCATAGAGGTTGCCCTCGGCGGGAGCTACGACCACGTCGTCGTCGAGGACGACAGGGTTGCGGAGAAGGCGATAAGGCTCCTCAAGGAGAAGAGGCTCGGAAGGCTCACATTCCTCCCGCTGAACAAGATAAAGCCCCGCTCGATGCGCGAGAAGCCTTCCCTCGGAATTCCCGCGATGGACGTCGTCCAGTACGACCCGCGCTTCAAGAACGCCGTAGCCTACGCCCTCGGGGACACGCTGATAGTGAGCGACATGGACGAGGCGAGAACGGTTGGAATAGGAAAGGTTCGCATGGTGACCCTCGGCGGCGAGCTTTTGGAGAGGAGCGGAGCGATAACCGGCGGCCACTACAGGCCGAGGGGGAAGCTCGGAGTAAACGTGGACGAGATAAGGAAAAGGGTGGAGAAGCTCGAACGTGAGAAGGAAGCTTTGGAATCTACCGTCAATGCCCTCAGGCTCGAGGTCAAGGGGCTGGAGAACGAGCTGTTCGAGCTCCGTATGAGGAAGAGCGAGCTGGCCAAGGACCTGCAGGTGGTCCAGCGTGAGATGGATCGCCTCCTTGCGGAGGACAGGGCGCTCAAGGAGGAGATTGAGGAGAACGAGAGGCTCATCGAGGAGCTGGAAAAGAGGATTCACGAGGCTAAGGGCGAGATGGCAAAGCTCAGAGGAAGGATAGAGAGGCTGGAGAAGAAGAGGGAGAAGCTCAAGAGGGCCCTCGAGAACCCTGAGGCCCGGGAGCTGAACCAGCGCATACGGGAGGTCGAGGCAGAGATAAGCAAGCTCCGCGAGGAGCTGAGCAAGGTCGAGAGCAAGCTCGAGAACCTCGATGTGAGGATAAACGAGGAGCTGCTGCCGAGGAAGGCTGATCTGGAGGAGGAAATCGAGGGGCTGGTGAACAGGATAAACGCCCTCAAGGCAAACATCGAGGAGAATGAGAGCGCAATTAAGGAGTTCGAGGCTGAGCTTAATGAGCTCAGGAAGGCGGAGGAGAGCGTCAAGGACGAACTCAAGGAGCTACGCGAAAGGCGCGAAAAGGTCAGGAACGATATAATAGACCTCCGCGCCGAGAAGGACGAGCTGAACTCCAAGCTTCAGGAGCTTCGCATAGAGGCAAACACCCTCAAGATAAAGCTCGCACAGTACGAGGCCGCGCTGAAGGAGAAGAGGGACGAGCTGAAGCACTTTGACCCCAAGCTCATAAAGAGCATCAAGGAAGTGCCGCTCGAGCTCGAGGCGCTCCGTGAGCAGATAGAGAAGATGGAGGAAGAGATACGCTCCCTCGAGCCCGTGAACATGAAGGCCATAGAGGACTTCGAAGTCGTCGAGAGACGCTACCTCGAGCTGAAGAGCAAGCGCGAGCAGGTTCTGGCTGAGAAGGAGAGCATAGAGGAGTTCATCGAGGAGATAGAGGGCCAGAAGAAGCAGGTCTTCCTCCAGACCCTCAACGAGATAGCCAGGAACTTCTCGGAGCTGTTCGCCAAGCTCTCGCCGGGAGGAAGCGCCAGGCTTATCCTCGAGAACCCCGACGACCCCTTCGCCGGGGGTCTTGAGATAGAGGCCAAGCCCGCTGGAAAGGACGTCAAGAGGATAGAGGCCATGAGCGGCGGCGAGAAAGCTTTAACGGCTTTGGCCTTCGTCTTCGCCATACAGCGCTACAAGCCGGCTCCCTTCTACCTCTTCGACGAGATCGATGCACACCTCGACGACGCCAACGTCAAGCGCGTCGCCGACCTCATCAAGGAGGCCTCCCAGAACAGCCAGTTCATCGTGATTACACTCAGGGACGTCATGATGGCGAACGCGGACAAGATAATCGGGGTCAGCATGAGGAACGGCGTCTCCCGCGTCGTTGCACTGAGCCTTGAGAAGGCCATGAAGATACTCGAAGAGGCCAGGAAGAGGAGCGAGGCCGAGCACGCCGAGATGTTCGGCCACCTGGGCGGGTGATGGTGATGGAATCCCGTCGCGAGGAGGAGATAACGCCCGTTGACATTCTCCTCCAGCTCGTTCAGATGGGCAAGGTCGATCCCTGGAACATCGACATCGTTGACCTGACCGAGAAGTACATCGAACGGCTCAGGGAGATGAAGGAGCTTGACCTCAGGGTTTCAGCCAGAGCAATCCTGGCTGCATCAATCCTCGTGAGAATGAAGAGTGAGGCTTTGCTCCACGCGGACGAGGAGGAAGAGGAGGAGCGGAAGGAGGAGAGGCTCCACGTCGAGGTCGAACCTTTGGCCCCGCCGCTCAGGAGAGTCGAGCGCTACTACACCTTCGACGACCTCTTAGATGCCCTTATGGACGCCCTCGAGGAGGCGGAGAAGAGAAAGCCCAGGAAGAAAAAGAAGGTCGAGATAGAGGAGGAGGTCTTCGTCGTCGATGACTTCCGCGTGGACATCGAGAAGCACGTCTACCGCCTCCACGAGATAGTCGTGAACATGTACCGGGAAACACGGGAGCCAATAAACTTCTGGGATCTCGTCTTTGACCCGACGCCGAAGATAATAGCTAGAACCTTCCTCTACCTCCTCTTCCTCTCCAACATGGGGAAGGTGGACCTCATTCAGGAGGAGCCCTTTGGGGAGATACTGGTCGTGCCAGTAGGTGAGGAAGCTTAGCTCAGGTTTCTTTCTTCCCTCTTCGCTGGCCTTATCGTTATGACCAGCAGGGGCTCCTCGCTCCCGAGGTATAGACTTTTCTTTTCCTTGTTCAGGTAGAAGCAGTACGTCCCGTCGGGGATCTCCTCCAGGAATTTTCCGGGAGCTGTTTCCCTGGCGGTTCTCCCGTCGAAGAAAACGCACTCGTAGGCCCTGGAAATACCCGAAACCCTTTCTTTGATTTCTTCCAGGGAAAGCCTCTCGCATTCGAGCTTAGCACAGACCAGGCTCTTTCTCCCGTCTGTGAAGATTACGATCCTTTCGTTCACGTCAATCCTCCGCGAACGGTCGAGGAAGGCCCACAGCTCCGAGTAAATCCTCTCAAGCTTTCTTCTCTTTGCGAGCCTCTTGACGAGCCTCTCCCTGGCGTGCCTCGTGAGGAGCATGGCCTGAGTTGGTCTCATAATTTATAAACTTCGCCGAGGATATAGGCATATGTACCTTCGTCGCGATATAATCGAGCCTCGCGTTTACCAGGAGGTCATCTACGCCCGGTGCAAGGAAACCAACTGCCTTGTCGTTCTGCCGACTGGATTAGGAAAGACGCTCATAGCGATGCTCATAGCAGACTACCGCCTCTCCAGGTACGGTGGAAAGGTCCTCTTCCTCGCCCCAACGAAGCCCCTAGCGCTCCAGCACGCCGAGAGCTTTAGAAAGATCTTCAACCTCCCGCCGGAGAAAATCAACGTCCTCACCGGCGAGCTTTCGCCCGAAAAGAGGGCTGAGGTGTGGAGGGAGAGCGTCGTGATAACCGCCACGCCCCAAACCGTCGAGAACGACGTATTGACGGGCAGAATTTCGCTCGAGGACGTCGTTCTGCTGGTTGTAGACGAGGCCCACCGCGCGGTTGGAAACTACGCCTACGTCTTCATAGCGAAGGAGTACCTCAAAACTGCCAAACACCCGCTCGTTCTGGGATTGACTGCCTCCCCGGGGAGCGACGAGGAGAAGATACGCGAGATAGTGAGGAACCTCGGGATAGGGCGCATAGAAGTTAGAACCGAGAACTCGCCTGACGTCAAGCCTTACGTCCAGAGGATAGCTTTCGAGTGGGTGAAGGTTGAACTCCCAGGTATCTACACGGAGGTTCGCTCGCTCCTCAGGGAGATGCTGAAGGAGAGTCTCAAGCCCCTGGCCCAGTTCAAGCTCGTCTCGACCTATTCCCCCGACATCTCCAAGAGGGAAGTCCTCCAGGCGGGCTCTAAAATCAACCGCGAGGTTGCCATGGGCAACTACGAGCTGGGCCGGCTTAGAATGTACCAGGCGAAGGCGGTGAAGCTTCAGCACGCGATAGAACTCCTCGAAACCCAAGGGCTGACCGCGTTGAGGGCCTACCTGAAGAAGCTCCGCGAGGATAAGAGAACCAAGTCCAGCAGGGAGCTGATGGAAGACCCCCGTATGAGGAAGGTGATTTACCTCCTCGTTCAGGCGAAGGAGATGGGAATGGACCACCCCAAGATGGAGAAGCTCAAGGAGCTCATCAAAAAACAGCTAGAGAGAAAGCCCAACTCAAAAATAATCGTTTTCACCAACTACCGCGACACGGGAAGGAAAATCGTCGAGGAGCTTGGGGGACTTGGTATAAGCGCCGAGCGCTTCATCGGACAGGCCAGCAGGGGAAAGGATAAGGGAATGAGCCAGAGGAAGCAGAAGGAAACTCTTGAGCGCTTTTCCAGGGGTGAATTTAACGTTCTCGTCGCCACGAGCGTCGGCGAGGAGGGTCTAGACGTTCCCGAGGTTGATCTGGTGGTCTTCTATGAACCAGTGCCTTCGGCGATAAGGAGCATACAGCGTCGTGGTAGAACCGGCAGGCACAGGCCCGGGAAGGTAGTAATCCTTATGGCAAAGGGGACGCGCGATGAGGCCTACTACTGGAGCTCCAGGAGGAAGGAGAGGGGAATGTTCGAAGCGGTAAGGAAGGTGGCGGGTGAGCTTGAGCGCGCACGTAACGGAGGAGATAAACCGGAAGGGCGGAAGGGGAGTGTTGAGATGTCCGCGAGGGGTAGGATAACTTCCCTCGACCAGTTTTTGAAGCCGA
This Thermococcus cleftensis DNA region includes the following protein-coding sequences:
- a CDS encoding cobalamin B12-binding domain-containing protein, encoding MVERSKVRVLVAKPGLDGHDRGAKVVARALRDAGFEVIYTGIRQTPEQIVESVIQEDVDVLGISILSGAHMVLIPKILKLLEERGLRVNEDVLVIAGGIIPPDDAEELEKMGVAKVFGPGSPIGDIIAFIDENVPKLRKFREE
- a CDS encoding PHP domain-containing protein, which codes for MPKFAHDAHTHTVYSDGIGGIAENIAAAEEKGLRLLGITDHVHYLSERTLSRYVREIKRWGGEAEITVLAGIEGNLTFNGVDVPDFMARKLDYVIASVHEWLESPSQYIELVKLALIDENVTVIGHFGANFPHIGYPTLEELEEVLELAEANGKAFEISSRYRVPDLEFVRECIRRGIKLTFASDAHYPPAVGSVSWSEKVFRKAGGRKEDLLFEEFL
- a CDS encoding DUF835 domain-containing protein, with translation MLRIRPTYEGSRVVDYRRLNELLQRNKRRRKLLITRKPPVELDKHNVHPIWVTKIPHPNAVSPSRLHAIEQMVWEQLQQGEADVILDAIEYLMIENGVEPTLRFVSKLRDMALLANSDFYVTISDGIDDRVRNILRRIVE
- the smc gene encoding chromosome segregation protein SMC, producing MPYIEKIEMKGFKSYGNRKVVVPLSKGFTAIVGANGSGKSNIGDAVLFVLGGLSAKAMRATRISDLIFAGTKTEPPAKYAEVAMYFNNEDRGFPIDEDEVVIKRRVYPDGRSTYWLNGKRTSRSDILDVLSAAMISPEGYNLVLQGDITKFIKMSPTERRMLIDEISGIAEYDAKKEKALKELKQAEENLARVDLLIREVKAQLDKLEKERNDALRYLDLKERVERAKVTLLLGEIRKLESLIEESNLRDKEIEAEIAAMGARLKEVAREIVAKERELNAIEKELEEKSEDGILEVTRKISEVQSRIEMARKNIELAQKEIEDSQHRLMKAKEELRKVSEEIEKGRNAINRWSKRREKLIAEIKEREVVKNELVVKLGEIDRDFAMAKQDFDKVVDELEEAKKELYMKESDIKKFEEEIERARARIAQNNARRISLKAQIEEAKKSLEAKRSELGEIDGKMSKAEARLRKAEKEMEEKSKALRKVEGELAKAREELIKAEAQREVRGNRAVEFLKGQNIPGLYGPLGELITVASEDYALAIEVALGGSYDHVVVEDDRVAEKAIRLLKEKRLGRLTFLPLNKIKPRSMREKPSLGIPAMDVVQYDPRFKNAVAYALGDTLIVSDMDEARTVGIGKVRMVTLGGELLERSGAITGGHYRPRGKLGVNVDEIRKRVEKLEREKEALESTVNALRLEVKGLENELFELRMRKSELAKDLQVVQREMDRLLAEDRALKEEIEENERLIEELEKRIHEAKGEMAKLRGRIERLEKKREKLKRALENPEARELNQRIREVEAEISKLREELSKVESKLENLDVRINEELLPRKADLEEEIEGLVNRINALKANIEENESAIKEFEAELNELRKAEESVKDELKELRERREKVRNDIIDLRAEKDELNSKLQELRIEANTLKIKLAQYEAALKEKRDELKHFDPKLIKSIKEVPLELEALREQIEKMEEEIRSLEPVNMKAIEDFEVVERRYLELKSKREQVLAEKESIEEFIEEIEGQKKQVFLQTLNEIARNFSELFAKLSPGGSARLILENPDDPFAGGLEIEAKPAGKDVKRIEAMSGGEKALTALAFVFAIQRYKPAPFYLFDEIDAHLDDANVKRVADLIKEASQNSQFIVITLRDVMMANADKIIGVSMRNGVSRVVALSLEKAMKILEEARKRSEAEHAEMFGHLGG
- a CDS encoding Maf-like protein, yielding MLVLASASPRRREILSRFVPEFKVVPSNASEECRLREPGDYSVELARRKAREVYSRVGGTVIGADTVVSVDGQILGKPRDEGHAVRMLKLLSGRVHQVTTGYCIIHGGKELCGAVTTDVKFRELDEELIRAYVATGEPMDKAGAYGIQGLGGLLVEWIRGDYYNVVGFPIEIIWKLRELGFEVLSR
- the meaB gene encoding methylmalonyl Co-A mutase-associated GTPase MeaB produces the protein MLEGLIERMLRGDKRATARLITLVENDEEKAREIISRIYPHTGNAYIVGITGPPGAGKSTLLDKLIRVAREEGKVVGVIAIDPTSPFTGGALLGDRIRMQRHSTDPGVFIRSMATRGSLGGLAKATNDAIKVLDAYGCDVIFVETVGVGQIEIDIVKTADTVVLVTVPGLGDDIQAIKAGLMEIADVFVINKADKEGADATYFELNLMLDLEKERWERRGWRPPIVETVATTMKGIRELWKAINDHGKFLVESGEIERKRRFRAEEEVKTIVSGRISRIVGEKLNEGEVASLIDGVVRREIDPYSAADKVLEKALGVKV
- the mce gene encoding methylmalonyl-CoA epimerase, which codes for MIRKIDHVGIAVKNLEEAIKVWEGLGLKVEEIEEVPDQKVRTAIIHVGESRIELLEPTAEDSPIAKFIAKRGEGIHHIALGVDDIETHLEKLKEAGYRLIDEEPRIGAGGAKIAFVHPKAVTGVLLELCERKTE
- a CDS encoding DEAD/DEAH box helicase, with the protein product MYLRRDIIEPRVYQEVIYARCKETNCLVVLPTGLGKTLIAMLIADYRLSRYGGKVLFLAPTKPLALQHAESFRKIFNLPPEKINVLTGELSPEKRAEVWRESVVITATPQTVENDVLTGRISLEDVVLLVVDEAHRAVGNYAYVFIAKEYLKTAKHPLVLGLTASPGSDEEKIREIVRNLGIGRIEVRTENSPDVKPYVQRIAFEWVKVELPGIYTEVRSLLREMLKESLKPLAQFKLVSTYSPDISKREVLQAGSKINREVAMGNYELGRLRMYQAKAVKLQHAIELLETQGLTALRAYLKKLREDKRTKSSRELMEDPRMRKVIYLLVQAKEMGMDHPKMEKLKELIKKQLERKPNSKIIVFTNYRDTGRKIVEELGGLGISAERFIGQASRGKDKGMSQRKQKETLERFSRGEFNVLVATSVGEEGLDVPEVDLVVFYEPVPSAIRSIQRRGRTGRHRPGKVVILMAKGTRDEAYYWSSRRKERGMFEAVRKVAGELERARNGGDKPEGRKGSVEMSARGRITSLDQFLKPKRVERTDKSGREPKEKSEKPAEERKELPIKPVFVRKPKGIVVYVDSRELRSGVPKLLKELGAEVEVRTLDVADYVVSEEVGIERKSANDFIQSIIDGRLFDQVERLKRAYEKPVIIIEGELYGVRNVHPNAIRGAIAAVTLDWGVPILFSSGKEETASFIYLLAKREQEERKKEVRLRSEKKALTLAERQRLIVEGLPNVSATLAKRLLRHFGNVERVFTATEEELKEVEGIGEKKAREIRKVITAPYVEE
- a CDS encoding segregation and condensation protein A — its product is MESRREEEITPVDILLQLVQMGKVDPWNIDIVDLTEKYIERLREMKELDLRVSARAILAASILVRMKSEALLHADEEEEEERKEERLHVEVEPLAPPLRRVERYYTFDDLLDALMDALEEAEKRKPRKKKKVEIEEEVFVVDDFRVDIEKHVYRLHEIVVNMYRETREPINFWDLVFDPTPKIIARTFLYLLFLSNMGKVDLIQEEPFGEILVVPVGEEA